GTGCCGTTCATCACGCCCATGACGCGGGTAATGCGGTTGGCCGAAAGACCCTCGGTCAGCGCCTTGATTACCGGGATGCCGCCCGCAACGGCGGCCTCGAAGCGCAGCACCGCGCCGGTGCTGTCGGCCAGTTCGGCCAACGCCTGCCCGTGGTGGGCCAGCAGCGCCTTGTTGGCCGTGACGACGTCCTTGCCGAGTTTCAGCGCGGCCTCGGTGGCGGCTTTGGCAGGTCCGTCGGAGCCACCCATCAGCTCGACCAGCACGTCGATGTCGTCGCGCTTGGCAAGGGCGACGGGGTCGTCCTCCCAGGCATAATCGGCCAGCGAGACGCCGCGGTCCTTGTCCCGGTTGCGCGCCGAGACCGCCGAGATGACGATTTCGCGGCCAGAGCGGGCGCCGAGCAGCGCCGCCTTTTGTTGCACGATCTTGACGACGCCGGCACCAACGGTGCCAAGGCCCGCAATCCCCAGGCGCAGAGGTTCAGACATTTGCGGGATCCTTCTTCTTCGGTGTCTTCAGGTGATTTGGTCGCCGTTGCCTTAGCCGTATCGCGGCGCGGGTGCAACGTCGCGGAAGGGCGCGGCAGCGCCCGCAAGGCAGCGCCGTGGCCGCCCGGCTTTACGCGCCCGGAACCTCGGGGAAGGTGACGCCGCCGTCCATGCGCCTGCGGGTGCCCTCGTCCACCACATCGCCCTGCTGCAGCGCGGCGGCGCGGCGGCGCAGCGCCTCGGCACGGGTGTCCAGGTCCGCGGCCATCTCGGGCTGGGTCCGCGCCGGCGGCTGGCCCTCGAGCAGCCCCGAGAGCGGCACCAGCCGGGGCCAGGGCGCGCGGGCGACGCCGGGGCTCTGCGAGCCGTCGAACTCGGGGAAGTTGGTGCAGGCGCCCGTCAGGGCAAGGAAGGTCAGGAGCACGAGGCGCATGGGATGTTCGGGTCGCTTTCCGGGCCGGTGTCGCGGCAAACTGTGCCCGTCTTGCCGCAAGCGCCGCGGCAGGGCAAGGGCGGCGCGCGGCGCGCTTGATCTGAACGCACGTTCAGATACACAAGAGAAATGGCCCGTACCGCAGGATCGCATTCCGACATCACCGGGCCGCGGATCCGCGAGGCGGCGCTGCGGCTCTTTGCCAAGCACGGCTATGCCGCCGTCTCGATGCGCCGGATCGCGTCGGAGGTCGGCGTGCAGGCGGGGGCGCTCTACAATTACATCCCCGACAAGCAGGCCCTGCTCTTCTCGCTGCTCAAGGGCCATATGGACGAGCTTCTGGAGGCCTGGGAGGCCGAGCCGCATGCCGCCGATCCGCTGGCCCGGCTCGAGGCCTTTGTGCGCTTTCACATCCGCTTCACCCTGCGGCGCGCGGAATCGATCTTCATCTCCTACATGGAGCTGCGCAACCTCGAGCCGGAGAACTTCGCGCAGATCGAGGCGCTGCGCAGACGCTACGAAGGGGTGCTTGAGCAGATCCTGCGCGACGGACAGGCGGCGGGTCAGCTTTCGGTGCCCGACACGCGGATCGCCGCCTTTGCGCTGATCGGCATGCTGACCGGGGTGAACACCTGGTACCGCGAAGGCGGGCGGCTCTCCGAGCAGGAGGTCGCCGCGCTCTACTGGGACATGGCGCGCAAGGCGGTGGGCGCGGCCTAGGCGCCGCGCCGGACGCCCTGCAAGGGGCGCGGCCTCAGTCGGTGACCTGAATCGACTCGAGGTATTCCATCAACGCCACCATCTTGCGCGGCGTCGGCGTCAGGATGCCGTCGCCGGTGTCGAGCGGCACTTCCTCGCCCTTCAGCAATTCGCCGAATTCCGGCATGCCCGGCCCCTCCATATCGGAGCGCGCGTAGCCATCGATCATCGAGAGAACCTCGGCGCGGGGGAACTCGCCGCCGCGGCGCGCGGCAATATGGGTGAGATCGGCGGGGGTAATCCCGAGATCCGCCGCAAGCGGCCCGTTGCCGACCGCCGTGGTGCCATGGCAGGACGCGCAATAGTCCATGAACAGCGCCTGGCCGTCCGCCGCTTCGGGCATGGAGGCCTCCATACAGGCCCCAAGGCCCAGCAGCCCCGCCGCGGAGATCGCCCAGATCCCGCCCTTCATCACCGTGTTCATTGCGCGTGCTCCCTCAACATGTCGTCCGGGGCCGGGCCCGGCCTTGCAGCGCGGTTGTCCCTGTCCCCTTTCCCCTGTGTCGCCCGGCACCGCGGACGGATCAACCCCGGATCAGACCCGAGGACATTCCAGTGCCCGGTTTCGACGGTGACATTCACCGCAGGTCGCGCCAATGTCGCGCCGACAGCGAAGACGGAGTCCGCAAATGCCCACTCAAGCCCTGATCATGCTCGCCGCCGGGATCGGCATACCGGTGCTCGCCGCGCTCAATTCGCGGCTCGGTGTCTGGATGGGCTCGCCCGCGGCAGCGGCGGTGATCCTCTTCTGCGTTGCGTTGTGTGCCAGCCTGATCGTGCTTGTCTCGCTCGACGTCCGCCCCCTCGCGCGGGCGGCGGATGCCCCGAAGTCCCTGTTCCTTGCCGGGCTCTTCGTCGCCTTCTACGTGCTCAGCGTCACCTATGTCGCCCCGACCTTCGGGGTCGGGCGAGCGGTGTTCTTCGTGCTGCTGGGGCAGCTCATCAGCGCCGCGGCGATCGACCATTTCGGGCTTTTCGGCGTGATCGCCACACCGATCAGCGCGCGGCGCGGGCTGGGGCTGGCGATGATGGCGGCCGGCGTCTTCCTCGCGCAGCGCTGAGGCCCTGCGTCAGGCCGCGCCTCAGGCCGCCGCGCCGAGGAAGGCGACGCTGTCCGAGGTGATCGGCGCGCTGCGGCCGACCAACGTCACCGAGGCACCATTGTCCAGCGTGACCACCAGTCCCGACGGGCCGGCGACCTGCGAGACGATCTCGGGGGCGATGTCGCCCTCGTAGGTGAAGACGACCATGTCCTCGGCCTCGTCGAAATCCTCGATGACCGCGCCGTCGGCGAGCACGAAGCGGTCGGCCCCTGCCCCACCGAGACCGAGGTCGCCGGCGCCAAGCGTCAGCGTGTCGTCGCCGCTGCCGCCGATGAGCAGGTCGGCCTCGCCGTCGTCGCCCTCCGCGTCCGAGCCCCAGAGCAGGTCATCGCCCGAGCCGCCCATCACCGTGTCGGCACCTGCGCCACCGGCGATCGTGTCGCCGCCGCTGCCGCCCTCGGCGTAATCCGCGCCGCCGCCCGCGTCGATGCTGTCGGAGCCCGCAAACCCGTAGATCACATCGCCTCCAGCGCCGCCGAAAAGCGTGTCGCCGGTCTCGCTGCCCGAGAGCGTGTCGTCGCCGTCGTTGCCGATGATCGTGTGGGTGTCGATGCCGGAGGTGTCCTCCTCGGCGGTGGCGCCGGGCG
The sequence above is a segment of the Alloyangia pacifica genome. Coding sequences within it:
- a CDS encoding c-type cytochrome, encoding MNTVMKGGIWAISAAGLLGLGACMEASMPEAADGQALFMDYCASCHGTTAVGNGPLAADLGITPADLTHIAARRGGEFPRAEVLSMIDGYARSDMEGPGMPEFGELLKGEEVPLDTGDGILTPTPRKMVALMEYLESIQVTD
- a CDS encoding calcium-binding protein, which encodes MPLEFLIALTALLPFAVAAFPFDKSGDDEDASDALAVDEIETGGEDMILPIEEDDADPATEEGTGDGTPEDITGEAETETPGATAEEDTSGIDTHTIIGNDGDDTLSGSETGDTLFGGAGGDVIYGFAGSDSIDAGGGADYAEGGSGGDTIAGGAGADTVMGGSGDDLLWGSDAEGDDGEADLLIGGSGDDTLTLGAGDLGLGGAGADRFVLADGAVIEDFDEAEDMVVFTYEGDIAPEIVSQVAGPSGLVVTLDNGASVTLVGRSAPITSDSVAFLGAAA
- a CDS encoding DMT family transporter → MPTQALIMLAAGIGIPVLAALNSRLGVWMGSPAAAAVILFCVALCASLIVLVSLDVRPLARAADAPKSLFLAGLFVAFYVLSVTYVAPTFGVGRAVFFVLLGQLISAAAIDHFGLFGVIATPISARRGLGLAMMAAGVFLAQR
- a CDS encoding TetR/AcrR family transcriptional regulator — its product is MARTAGSHSDITGPRIREAALRLFAKHGYAAVSMRRIASEVGVQAGALYNYIPDKQALLFSLLKGHMDELLEAWEAEPHAADPLARLEAFVRFHIRFTLRRAESIFISYMELRNLEPENFAQIEALRRRYEGVLEQILRDGQAAGQLSVPDTRIAAFALIGMLTGVNTWYREGGRLSEQEVAALYWDMARKAVGAA